The genomic stretch CGACTCGGGGAATAACCCCCTGGCCAAAAGGTCGGAATTATGGAATAAAAAAGGCTGTGAAGTTGATCTTCACAGCCTTTTTTCTTGAATGAAATAATCTCTGCTGCTACAGATTAAAGTCCAAAGATCTTCATGAGCTGCGGAAGCAGCGGGTTTGCATACAGCACAATAAGGGCGATAACGAGGGCGTAAATGGTGAGTGACTCGATAAGGGCAAGACCGATGAACATCGTAACGGTCAGCTTACCAGCCATCTCGGGGTTACGCGCAGTCCCCTCAAGGCAGCCCTGCGCACAATGCCCCATGCCGATGCCACAACCATGTGCGGCGATTCCGACCGCCAGGCCGGCTGCGAGAAGTGAGGCAGCCATCAACATGCCCACATGACCACCCTTTTCCACATCGCCGTCAGCAGCCATTGCAAGACCAGCGCATCCAACAACCATGACCAGAGACAAAACCGAGACAAGAGACCACTTCTTCACTTTCTGTTCCCTCCTGAGGATATAGATTTTGGTCTTCTTCGCGAGTTAGTGTCCACTCGACATCGCATCAACCGAATAGACTACGGAAAGCATCATGAAAATGAACGCCTGGATGAGACACACGAGCACGCCGAGAAACATGATGGGAAGCGGCGCGAGATAAGGGCCGGCAATCATGAGAAGAAGCCCGAGAAGGATCTCCTTGGAGACCATGTTCCCAAAAAGTCGTATGGACAGAGAAATGATCCTTCCGATATGGCTAAAGATCTCGATGGGGAACATGACAGGGGCCATGGCCGGCACCGGGCCCATGAAGTGCTTGATATACTTGATTCCGTGAAACCGTATTCCGAGGGCGTGATACGTAAAGATGGAGATGGCGGTACAGCCGAGGGTGATGTTGAGATTGGCCGTCGGGGACATGAAACCGGGAATCAGGCCTAAATAGTTTGCGATGAGGATGTACAGGGCGAAGGTCGCGATCATAGGGAAAATGATCCGTGTCTTTTCCCTGTCATGAGTCTGCTCGGTGATAAAGTCTTCAAGGCCGCCCACGTAGGCCTCCATCAAGTTTTGAACGCCGCGAGGGATCATCTCCATTCGGGAGGTGGCCATCTTTGCGAGCACGATGCAAATAAGCATCGCGAGGTAGCTGTACTGCATGTGTGGGGCCAGGATCTTTGCCAGGACCGTATCCCCGCCATGCGCAGGAAGCCCCAATGCGTCAAGGAGAAGACTCAAAAATAGAAGTGGATGTTCCATGCCTACACAGCCTCCTTCGTACGTGCCCGGTTCACGAGGACCGCGGCCACGAGGATATAGAAATTTACAACAGTAACGGAAAGCCCAATAAACAAGCCGACCGGCGAGACATACTCGGAAAGGACGAGCAGAGAGGCACTCACTGCGAGAGTTACAGCCCCCAATCGCACGGCAAGGCCACCATAGTAAGCGAATAGGGTCCGCATGCGGACAACGCGCCAACAGTCACGCTCAAGTCCAATGCAGT from Deltaproteobacteria bacterium encodes the following:
- the atpB gene encoding F0F1 ATP synthase subunit A; amino-acid sequence: MEHPLLFLSLLLDALGLPAHGGDTVLAKILAPHMQYSYLAMLICIVLAKMATSRMEMIPRGVQNLMEAYVGGLEDFITEQTHDREKTRIIFPMIATFALYILIANYLGLIPGFMSPTANLNITLGCTAISIFTYHALGIRFHGIKYIKHFMGPVPAMAPVMFPIEIFSHIGRIISLSIRLFGNMVSKEILLGLLLMIAGPYLAPLPIMFLGVLVCLIQAFIFMMLSVVYSVDAMSSGH
- the atpE gene encoding F0F1 ATP synthase subunit C — its product is MVVGCAGLAMAADGDVEKGGHVGMLMAASLLAAGLAVGIAAHGCGIGMGHCAQGCLEGTARNPEMAGKLTVTMFIGLALIESLTIYALVIALIVLYANPLLPQLMKIFGL
- a CDS encoding ATP synthase subunit I, which produces MIRKVLRGDLDETFMLAFRAANLFLTSILVFGALIVASPRMACGILVGAVVATVNCIGLERDCWRVVRMRTLFAYYGGLAVRLGAVTLAVSASLLVLSEYVSPVGLFIGLSVTVVNFYILVAAVLVNRARTKEAV